A segment of the Streptomyces sp. NBC_00376 genome:
GTACGGGGATGTTCGATCTGCCTGTTCGGCTTCACCCACGATGACACAAACGAAACAAATCGGTCATTTGAGAACCGTCCGAGCCACCCACCCGAGCACGCCCCGAGCCATCCACCCCGAGCACAGCCCGAGCACGGTCCAAGCCCACCCCAAGCCCACCCCGAGCGCCTGAGCCCGCCCCGAGCACGCAGAAGCCCCGGCCTCCCCCTCAAGGGGACGACCGGGGCTCCGCCACACACCGTTTCACACCGGACCGCGCGGGTCAGGCGGCGACGACATCCACCGCTTCCGCGGGCGCCTTGATGGTCACCCGTCCCGTCGGCACACCTGCCACCGACGTCACGGAGACGGAGTTGAGCATTGGCCGGACCGGCACAGGCACCGGATCGCTGACTGCTGCCGACTCGGCCAGTTCGGCCAGCGACAGCTCATCGCTCACTTCACGCATGAGCTCGGACATCCGTACGTCAAGCGCGTCGCAAATGGCGGAGAGCAGTTCGGAGGATGCCTCCTTCTGCCCCCGCTCCACCTCGGAGAGATAGCCGAGCGAGACTCGGGCGGACGAGGAGACTTCGCGCAGAGTACGGCCTTGGCGCTGGCGCTGCCGACGCAGCACGTCACCAAGCAGGCGACGGAGCAGAATCATCGGTGGCTCCCTCCTCGGACCGCGTAGCCGCATCCTTCACGCCCCACCGTACCGCCTCGCGCCGCGGCCGTGCGGGGAGCGATGTCGTGTTCACTCAGGGCTGCAAACATCAATTCCCCCCGTTCTGTTCCGTATCCTGTGCCCTTGCATTCTTGCCGAGTTCGGCGGAGAGCAACTCGAGCACGCTCCGTACGCTCTCTTTACGGATGTCCGCCCGTCCACCGTTCAACCTCAGCTCGGCCATATTCTGCACGCCGCCCGGCCCGGCCACCGCGACATAGACCGTCCCCACGGCCTTGCCGTCCTGCGGATCAGGGCCGGCGACCCCCGTGGTGGCCATGCCCCAGTCCGCCCCGAGGACGCGACGCACACCGGCTGCCATCTGCCGCGCCACCTCCGGGTCGACCGCACCGCGCTCCGTCAGCAGGCCCCCGTCCACACCCAGGACATCCCGCTTCAGGGGCGTCGCGTACGCCGTCACGGAGCCCCGGAAGGAGCGCGAGGCCCCCGGCACCGAGGTGAGTTCCGCCGCGACCAGACCGCCGGTGAGCGACTCCGCGACGGCAAGGGTCTCACCACGCTCCACGAGCAGCTCCAGCACCCTGGCCGCGGCAGTCACCGCTCGGCCTCCGCCGAATCACGGCTTCCCGTGGCCCCCTGGACCGGCCCAGCCACAGCGGCGGCCCGCTCGGCGGCGAGCCCCTTGCGACGCAGCACCACGGCCTGGCGCACGTAGTCGAGCCCGGTGACCACCGTCAGCACGACGGCCACCGCCATCACCCAGAAGCGCAGGGTGGCAAGTGGACCGGTGAGAGCCAGGACGTACATCCCGACGGCCGTCCCCTGCGCCAGGGTCTTCATCTTCCCGCCGCGACTGGCCGGAATCACCGCATGCCGTATCACCCAGAACCGCATCAGCGTGATGCCGAGCTCGCGGAAGAGGATCACGCCGGTGACCCACCAGGGCAGATCACCGAGGTACGAGAGACAGACCAGCGCAGCGCCCATGATCGCCTTGTCCGCGATCGGGTCGGCGATCTTCCCGAAGTCGGTGACCAGGTTGTACGTGCGCGCCAGATGGCCGTCGAACAGGTCGGTGATCATGGCGATGGCGAAGGCCGCCCAGGCGAACGAACGCCAGACCGGGTCGTACCCGCCGTGGTGCAGCAACAGCAGCACGAAGCCGGGCACCAGCACCAGCCGCAGCATGGTGAGCAGATTGGCGATGTTCCACAGGCTGGCCTGATTGACGGCCGCAGTGCCCAGCTTGCCGCCGCGGACCGGCTTCGCGCCGGAGCCGCCTGCCGCGGATGCCGGGGCTCCCGTCATCTGGCTGCCTCCACGAGTCCGGAACACTCGGCCACCAGATCCACTCCTTCGGTGCCCACGACCTTTGCCTCGACCATAAGGCCGGGTACGAGGCCGTCGCGTGTCGTGAAGAGCACCTGGCCG
Coding sequences within it:
- a CDS encoding CinA family protein, with the translated sequence MTAAARVLELLVERGETLAVAESLTGGLVAAELTSVPGASRSFRGSVTAYATPLKRDVLGVDGGLLTERGAVDPEVARQMAAGVRRVLGADWGMATTGVAGPDPQDGKAVGTVYVAVAGPGGVQNMAELRLNGGRADIRKESVRSVLELLSAELGKNARAQDTEQNGGN
- the pgsA gene encoding CDP-diacylglycerol--glycerol-3-phosphate 3-phosphatidyltransferase: MTGAPASAAGGSGAKPVRGGKLGTAAVNQASLWNIANLLTMLRLVLVPGFVLLLLHHGGYDPVWRSFAWAAFAIAMITDLFDGHLARTYNLVTDFGKIADPIADKAIMGAALVCLSYLGDLPWWVTGVILFRELGITLMRFWVIRHAVIPASRGGKMKTLAQGTAVGMYVLALTGPLATLRFWVMAVAVVLTVVTGLDYVRQAVVLRRKGLAAERAAAVAGPVQGATGSRDSAEAER
- a CDS encoding helix-turn-helix domain-containing protein, whose protein sequence is MILLRRLLGDVLRRQRQRQGRTLREVSSSARVSLGYLSEVERGQKEASSELLSAICDALDVRMSELMREVSDELSLAELAESAAVSDPVPVPVRPMLNSVSVTSVAGVPTGRVTIKAPAEAVDVVAA